The proteins below are encoded in one region of Dioscorea cayenensis subsp. rotundata cultivar TDr96_F1 chromosome 18, TDr96_F1_v2_PseudoChromosome.rev07_lg8_w22 25.fasta, whole genome shotgun sequence:
- the LOC120282099 gene encoding LOW QUALITY PROTEIN: protein SRC2 homolog (The sequence of the model RefSeq protein was modified relative to this genomic sequence to represent the inferred CDS: deleted 1 base in 1 codon): protein MASSRPPPPPPPPKSFDLVEITVVSAKHLKNVNWRHGDLKPYAVVYLDPERRAATKPDDSGSTRPVWNEILSLPLPPTPLDDPSLILTFDLFHSKPSETPKPLVGTARCPLKDLLSEPAAALDGSPSPIKTLELRRPSGRPQGKIRIKLAIKDRPAPPPEHGYHFGPPLAIITQPPGQLLLPPPPQPARDYSRYSPQPPPASPYSHPIPPQPSQYSYGVYSDPFAGYYSSGAGYYSAPPAPAPAPAPAPTQAPARSYYDRAAGYGGPSAPLDYSSSGPSSYYEQKPKGSRLGMGTGLAVGAAAGALGALALEEGVKYEEGKIADKVETDLAARDDYSDYRADY, encoded by the exons ATGGCTTCATCGcgacctcctcctcctcctcctccccctaAATCCTTCGATCTCGTCGAGATCACTGTCGTCTCCGCGAAGCACTTGAAGAACGTCAACTGGCGCCACGGCGATCTCAAGCCCTACGCTGTTGTCTACTTGGACCCCGAGCGCCGTGCAGCCACCAAACCCGATGATTCAGGATCCACGCGCCCCGTCTGGAACGAGATCCTTTCCCTGCCCCTCCCACCCACTCCCCTCGACGATCCCTCTCTCATCCTCACCTTCGATCTCTTTCACTCCAAGCCCTCCGAGACCCCAAAGCCACTTGTCGGCACCGCCAGATGCCCCCTCAAAGATCTCCTCTCTGAACCCGCCGCAGCCCTCGATGGATCGCCCTCTCCCATCAAAACCCTAGAGCTCCGTCGCCCGTCGGGCAGGCCCCAGGGAAAAATCCGGATCAAGCTCGCCATCAAAGACCGCCCTGCTCCTCCCCCTGAGCATGGTTACCACTTCGGCCCTCCA CTGGCTATTATTACTCAACCGCCGGGGCAGctcctcctccctcctcctcctcagcCAGCGAGAGACTATAGCCGATACTCCCCTCAGCCTCCACCCGCCTCTCCTTACAGCCATCCTATTCCTCCTCAGCCCTCTCAGTATTCCTATGGGGTCTACTCTGATCCGTTCGCTGGGTACTATTCCTCTGGCGCTGGATATTATTCGGCTCCTCCTGCTCCTGCTCCTGCTCCTGCCCCTGCGCCCACCCAGGCTCCTGCTCGTTCCTATTACGATCGAGCAGCTGGGTATGGTGGCCCATCTGCGCCTCTGGACTATTCCTCCTCGGGCCCTTCTTCTTATTATGAACAAAAGCCTAAAGGTAGCAGACTGGGGATGGGAACAGGCTTGGCCGTTGGAGCAGCGGCAGGGGCACTGGGTGCTCTGGCGCTTGAAGAAGGTGTCAAGTATGAGGAGGGGAAGATTGCAGACAAGGTGGAGACTGATCTCGCTGCGAGGGATGATTACAGCGACTATCGTGCTGACTATTGA
- the LOC120282097 gene encoding pleckstrin homology domain-containing protein 1, with protein sequence MMSLWRAAMGSGAAEEAADGVEFWVDPERSGWLTKQGEYIKTWRRRWFVLKQGKLFWFKDSYVTRSSVPRGVIPVSTCLTVKGAEDVLNRQFAFELSTRQETMYFIADSEKEKEEWINSIGRSIVQHSRSVTHEEVLDYDSKNPTVLTSTPDPQR encoded by the coding sequence ATGATGAGTCTTTGGAGGGCGGCCATGGGATCGGGAGCGGCGGAGGAAGCCGCCGACGGCGTGGAGTTCTGGGTGGATCCCGAGCGATCCGGATGGCTGACCAAGCAAGGAGAGTACATCAAAACGTGGCGCCGTCGATGGTTTGTGCTGAAGCAAGGGAAGCTCTTCTGGTTCAAGGATTCTTACGTGACGCGATCGTCCGTCCCGCGGGGCGTAATCCCCGTCAGCACCTGCCTCACGGTGAAAGGGGCGGAAGACGTGCTGAACCGCCAGTTCGCCTTCGAGCTTTCCACCAGGCAGGAGACCATGTACTTCATCGCCGATTctgagaaggagaaggaggagtgGATCAACTCCATCGGCCGCTCCATCGTCCAACACTCACGCTCTGTTACCCATGAGGAGGTCCTCGACTACGACAGCAAGAACCCCACGGTGCTCACTTCTACGCCAGATCCTCAGCGCTAG